Proteins from a genomic interval of Treponema brennaborense DSM 12168:
- a CDS encoding TetR/AcrR family transcriptional regulator: MAIVVEHEKRKREILDKSLDIFMEEGYEDVTFQKIADRCGITRTTLYIYFKNKREIFLWSIKQLTGEIETSLLLIVRDADIPIKQRLSTVLNTILDKCAENRRLFTVTLSYLLQLKKSGKDPGVRVRRRILRLRHLLSTIVIEGINSGDFKEMNVRDANEMLYGIIESAIFRLAVLDQQNVDELRGAFDLAIQGISAR, encoded by the coding sequence ATGGCGATCGTAGTTGAACATGAAAAGCGAAAGCGCGAGATTCTTGATAAGTCGCTCGACATTTTTATGGAAGAAGGATACGAGGACGTTACGTTCCAGAAAATAGCGGATCGCTGCGGGATCACGCGCACGACGCTGTATATTTATTTCAAAAACAAGCGCGAAATTTTTTTGTGGAGCATCAAACAGCTGACCGGTGAAATTGAAACGTCTTTGCTGCTCATCGTGCGCGACGCCGATATTCCTATCAAACAGCGGCTTTCCACCGTACTGAACACGATTTTGGATAAATGCGCGGAAAACCGGCGGCTTTTTACGGTTACGCTGTCGTATCTGCTGCAGCTCAAAAAATCGGGGAAAGATCCGGGAGTGCGCGTGCGGCGGCGGATTCTGCGACTGCGGCATCTGCTTTCGACGATCGTGATCGAAGGCATCAATTCCGGCGATTTCAAGGAAATGAACGTGCGCGACGCGAACGAAATGCTGTACGGGATTATCGAGTCGGCCATTTTCAGGCTGGCGGTGCTCGACCAGCAGAACGTGGACGAGCTGCGCGGTGCGTTCGATTTGGCGATTCAGGGGATTTCGGCACGATAG
- a CDS encoding HAD family hydrolase, with the protein MNTEYIRKSKETKPVVAICYDFDKTLSPNDMQAQGFIQSVGCDVTSFWTESNGLADANEMDQNLAYMYTMMKKVRGNLVFNKKVLKEYGAQVMLFPGVENWFDRIKEYGEAKGVIIEHYIISSGLKEMIEGTRVADKFEKIYASSFYYDEDGVALWPAQVINYTSKTQFLFRIEKGVLDVNDSGVNDYFEPEKIRVPFRNMIYIGDSDTDIPCMKLINSNQGHSIGVYNSETNNKSKVFKMMHDNRIKYFAPADYTENSELDKLIKAIIDRTAYNEVLESIHYKDKTEFIKNDESTNAEQKAKRDLIIALENSNSFAKTHVIVDALRGYNEWSAGELDWLVDIAVENSQVYAILTDSDVKNFYKSILEKMTPLSDKAYTLKSRIAD; encoded by the coding sequence GTGAACACGGAATATATCAGAAAGTCTAAAGAAACAAAACCTGTTGTAGCAATTTGTTATGATTTTGATAAAACGCTGTCGCCGAATGATATGCAGGCGCAAGGTTTTATTCAATCCGTCGGGTGCGACGTAACTTCATTCTGGACGGAATCGAACGGATTGGCGGATGCTAACGAAATGGATCAAAACCTTGCATATATGTATACGATGATGAAAAAAGTGCGCGGCAACTTGGTTTTTAACAAGAAAGTGTTGAAAGAATATGGGGCGCAAGTAATGCTGTTTCCCGGTGTTGAAAACTGGTTTGACCGAATAAAAGAGTACGGAGAAGCGAAAGGGGTAATAATTGAACATTACATCATCTCATCCGGGTTAAAAGAAATGATAGAAGGTACTCGCGTTGCCGATAAATTCGAAAAAATATATGCAAGTTCTTTTTACTATGATGAAGATGGCGTTGCTCTTTGGCCTGCTCAGGTCATTAATTATACAAGCAAGACGCAATTTCTGTTCAGAATCGAAAAAGGTGTACTGGATGTGAACGACTCCGGTGTCAATGATTATTTTGAACCTGAAAAGATACGGGTTCCTTTTCGTAATATGATTTACATCGGGGACAGTGATACTGATATCCCGTGCATGAAGCTCATCAATTCCAATCAGGGTCATTCGATCGGTGTTTATAATTCCGAAACGAACAACAAATCCAAAGTGTTTAAAATGATGCATGACAACAGAATAAAATATTTCGCGCCTGCCGATTATACGGAAAACAGTGAACTGGATAAACTGATAAAAGCCATAATCGACAGAACGGCGTATAATGAAGTTTTGGAGTCCATACATTATAAGGACAAAACGGAATTCATCAAAAACGACGAATCGACGAATGCCGAACAAAAAGCGAAAAGGGATCTGATCATTGCGTTGGAAAATAGCAACAGTTTTGCCAAAACACATGTCATAGTTGATGCATTACGTGGATATAACGAGTGGAGTGCGGGCGAACTGGACTGGCTTGTAGATATAGCTGTCGAAAACAGTCAAGTGTATGCAATCCTTACAGATTCGGATGTGAAAAACTTCTATAAATCCATTTTGGAAAAAATGACGCCTTTATCGGATAAAGCGTACACTCTGAAATCTCGTATTGCAGATTAA
- a CDS encoding DEAD/DEAH box helicase, with product MKPKTNSKNLLSISQSIAKMIEFHVPEDDRQLRTSQKPEKLFSISIGLLGDYARLINTDYENPQKKELQSDLLYSAEFLESYANSNLDKNPIYELLVGAAAYYLCDLPGSSQVLINKIHENYEYEFNCSNLDRFLYWLLKNDYQNIPDWDCGIYNSHVLILSFYFHRYFNKSTEEELCINIANSFRKNAYIDGNSRELFFSELITSIIIEKIKNSCLKLLPLYSNLQSSVWLPIINNGLFIKELWPSQKLLGENGVFQGKSAVVQMPTSSGKTKSIEIIIRSGFYSERASIAVIVAPFKALCSEITDELRYSFSNDKLIDINQLNDAFENSEQSLFFSDSKKHILVVTPEKLYYLLSLDKSIANTIGLIIFDEGHQFDNGSRGITYELLITELKVLLPESSQKVLISAVIHNASEIASWLMPDSITITNSYVPTKKNIGFIDFSMSPSIRFIDSVTLKEKYFVPRVLPALHSTQNPLLRNISPTNISLYMAFKMVTEGSVAVFCGQKKSVTKIMRDTISAMDLSPEEFNISSLGNLDEINKIGSLCNENLGSESLITKSCTKGIFPHHADIPKGIRAAIEFGMRKSLIKFVVCTSTLAQGVNLPIRYMFVNNTYQVGGEISVRDFNNLIGRVGRAGKLTEGCIIFTDPDIYKYRDIPYKDKQWKKTTKLLDPNQSEDCLSKILDILQYKNRYGTSILHSTNVDSFVNQYYESAPEEYQDIASQLIKHFDLKNISVNDLVSQMNEKLHLIKSIENFLMVLGDDLSDTNVELVAKNTLAYSLADDETKEVIIRLFSLIKAKILSQIEDISTLPIFAKSLSGIDESKIISSWLSDNHNSLIQTSSITDFITSIWPLIIGANKNSYFQFYEDKASLLNALLLWIEGKPYFEIFSYLPKLKVNKRDTLTIEHVINIFENGFGYDVPILINCITELLSLYLEEDEYKEICTKLHNFQKIIKYGLPETGAILLYEEGFCDRTICQKINSILGNPDNRSELFHKLVLKDAEISLLLQTYPSYFYNHYCVLIHKENN from the coding sequence ATGAAGCCTAAGACAAATTCAAAAAACTTACTTAGTATTTCTCAATCTATTGCAAAAATGATAGAATTCCATGTTCCTGAAGATGATAGGCAATTAAGAACATCCCAGAAACCTGAAAAGCTTTTTTCTATTTCTATTGGATTATTAGGAGATTATGCAAGATTAATTAATACAGATTATGAGAACCCTCAGAAAAAAGAACTTCAATCAGACTTATTATACTCAGCCGAATTTTTGGAATCATATGCAAATTCAAATTTAGATAAAAATCCAATTTATGAACTTTTGGTCGGGGCGGCAGCATATTATCTTTGTGATCTACCAGGAAGTTCTCAAGTTCTTATAAATAAGATACACGAAAATTACGAGTATGAATTTAACTGTTCAAACCTCGACCGTTTTCTATATTGGCTATTAAAAAATGATTATCAAAACATTCCTGATTGGGATTGTGGTATATATAATAGTCATGTTCTTATTCTTTCTTTTTATTTTCACCGTTATTTTAATAAATCTACAGAAGAAGAATTATGTATTAATATAGCAAATTCATTCAGAAAAAATGCATATATTGACGGTAATTCAAGAGAGTTATTTTTTAGTGAACTGATTACTTCAATTATCATTGAAAAAATTAAAAATTCTTGTTTAAAACTTCTACCTCTTTACTCAAATCTTCAAAGTTCTGTTTGGTTACCAATAATAAACAATGGATTATTTATAAAAGAATTATGGCCATCTCAAAAATTATTAGGGGAAAATGGTGTGTTTCAGGGTAAATCTGCTGTTGTTCAAATGCCCACTAGTTCTGGAAAAACAAAATCGATTGAAATAATAATTAGATCTGGTTTCTATTCAGAAAGAGCTTCAATAGCTGTTATAGTAGCACCTTTCAAAGCTTTATGTTCCGAAATAACAGATGAACTACGTTATTCTTTTTCTAATGATAAACTGATAGATATAAATCAACTTAATGACGCATTTGAAAATTCTGAACAATCATTGTTTTTTTCTGATAGTAAAAAGCATATTTTAGTTGTTACTCCTGAAAAACTGTATTATTTATTATCTTTGGACAAGTCAATTGCAAATACTATTGGTTTAATAATTTTTGACGAAGGACATCAATTTGATAATGGCTCAAGAGGTATAACATATGAGCTTTTGATAACTGAATTAAAAGTTCTTTTACCAGAATCTTCACAAAAAGTATTAATTTCAGCAGTAATTCATAATGCATCCGAAATAGCAAGTTGGTTAATGCCTGATTCCATAACAATTACAAACAGTTATGTTCCAACAAAAAAGAATATTGGTTTTATCGATTTCTCAATGAGTCCTTCTATTAGATTTATTGATTCTGTAACACTAAAAGAAAAATACTTTGTTCCTAGAGTTCTTCCTGCTTTACATAGTACTCAAAATCCATTATTACGAAATATTTCGCCTACAAATATTAGTTTATATATGGCTTTTAAGATGGTTACGGAAGGAAGTGTTGCTGTTTTTTGTGGCCAAAAAAAATCAGTAACTAAAATTATGAGAGATACAATTTCTGCTATGGATTTATCTCCAGAAGAATTCAATATATCTTCATTAGGGAATCTAGATGAAATTAATAAAATTGGTTCTTTATGCAATGAAAATTTAGGTTCTGAATCATTAATTACAAAATCATGTACAAAAGGTATTTTTCCACATCATGCAGATATTCCTAAAGGTATTAGAGCGGCAATTGAGTTTGGAATGAGAAAAAGTCTAATTAAATTTGTAGTTTGTACATCAACTTTAGCACAAGGAGTTAATCTTCCCATAAGATATATGTTTGTTAATAATACATACCAAGTTGGCGGAGAAATAAGTGTTCGAGACTTCAACAATTTAATTGGAAGAGTTGGTCGTGCAGGTAAACTAACAGAAGGCTGTATTATTTTTACTGATCCAGACATATATAAATACCGTGATATTCCATATAAAGATAAGCAATGGAAAAAAACAACTAAATTATTAGATCCAAATCAATCTGAAGATTGTTTAAGTAAAATTTTGGATATCCTTCAATATAAAAATCGATATGGGACAAGCATTCTTCATTCAACTAATGTTGACTCTTTTGTTAATCAATATTATGAATCTGCTCCAGAGGAATATCAAGATATTGCTTCTCAACTTATAAAACACTTCGATTTAAAAAATATTTCTGTTAATGATTTAGTTTCACAGATGAATGAAAAATTACATTTAATTAAATCAATTGAAAATTTTTTAATGGTTCTTGGAGATGATTTATCAGATACTAATGTAGAATTAGTTGCAAAGAATACTTTGGCATATTCATTGGCAGATGATGAAACTAAGGAAGTAATTATCCGATTGTTTTCACTTATCAAAGCAAAAATTCTTTCCCAAATTGAAGATATATCTACTTTACCAATTTTTGCAAAATCTTTATCTGGAATTGATGAATCAAAAATAATTTCATCTTGGTTATCAGATAATCATAATTCATTAATTCAAACATCTTCCATTACGGATTTTATCACATCAATTTGGCCTTTAATAATAGGAGCCAATAAAAACTCATATTTCCAATTTTATGAAGATAAAGCAAGCCTGCTAAATGCTTTGTTATTATGGATTGAAGGCAAACCATATTTCGAAATATTCTCGTATCTTCCAAAACTAAAAGTTAATAAACGTGATACACTTACAATAGAACATGTCATTAATATTTTTGAAAATGGGTTTGGATATGATGTACCTATTTTAATTAACTGTATTACTGAATTATTATCACTTTATTTAGAAGAAGACGAATACAAGGAAATCTGTACTAAATTACATAATTTTCAAAAAATTATAAAATATGGATTACCAGAAACTGGTGCCATATTACTCTATGAAGAAGGTTTTTGTGATCGAACAATTTGTCAAAAAATAAATAGTATTTTAGGAAACCCTGATAACCGTTCAGAACTATTTCATAAATTAGTATTAAAAGATGCAGAAATTTCTCTTTTATTACAAACTTATCCATCATATTTTTACAATCATTATTGTGTCTTAATTCATAAAGAAAATAATTAA
- a CDS encoding Hachiman antiphage defense system protein HamA, translated as MNYFNWLKKETSLLSVDGKTIEIYSLNCDLNNDAIMSEWATHFRNQYCDDAEIDLLKPKNQSRKDYLNQIKFPDPSNAPGPSIRSGDFGEILISDFLEFLENYWIPRTRYNRKDIQNESSKGSDVLGFKFASTNSFSADDELCIFEVKAGYSETKGNYDRLQDAVNGSQKDEKRKAESLNAIKQRFIDLKQFNEANKIERFQDPADIPYIQEYGAAALFDENIFLPTRIISVDCTEHSNNDILRLIVISVKEMKTLINSLYKRAADEA; from the coding sequence ATGAATTATTTTAATTGGTTAAAAAAAGAAACATCATTATTGTCTGTCGATGGAAAAACAATTGAAATTTATTCTTTAAATTGTGATCTAAATAATGATGCCATTATGTCTGAATGGGCTACTCATTTTAGAAATCAATATTGTGATGATGCTGAAATTGATTTACTAAAACCAAAGAATCAATCTAGAAAAGATTATTTAAATCAAATTAAATTTCCTGATCCATCTAATGCACCGGGGCCATCAATTAGGTCAGGAGATTTTGGTGAAATTTTAATTTCAGATTTTCTTGAATTCTTAGAAAATTACTGGATTCCTAGAACTCGTTATAATAGAAAAGATATTCAAAATGAATCTTCCAAAGGAAGTGATGTTCTTGGATTTAAGTTCGCTTCTACTAATTCTTTTTCTGCAGATGATGAGCTATGCATTTTTGAAGTAAAAGCAGGTTATAGTGAGACTAAGGGCAATTATGACCGTCTTCAAGATGCAGTAAACGGTTCACAAAAAGATGAAAAACGAAAAGCCGAATCCTTAAATGCAATAAAACAAAGGTTTATTGATTTAAAACAATTTAATGAAGCAAATAAAATAGAACGTTTTCAAGATCCAGCAGATATTCCTTATATACAAGAATATGGTGCAGCCGCTCTTTTTGATGAAAATATTTTTCTACCAACCAGGATTATTTCAGTAGATTGTACCGAACATTCTAACAATGATATTCTAAGATTAATAGTGATAAGTGTAAAAGAAATGAAGACTTTAATTAATAGTTTATATAAGAGAGCTGCAGATGAAGCCTAA
- a CDS encoding restriction endonuclease subunit S: MKLAEDLKKAILQAAFQGKLSEQKVTDSSASDLLNELKTKKQEYVSEGLFYNKKETEPYYSDEDYPYELPNSWKLMKLSDVSIIQEGAGIRKFQYTKEGTQLLSVTNILQGSIDLNKKQLFVSTEEYKKKYLHLTPKKGDILTACSGGSWGKVAIYDKEDTVMLNTSTLRLRFFGDLADNNFLYYLCQSPLFKEQLKEQLAGMQPNFGYAHYSRIILPLPPIEEQQRIVEKLNHILPLIDEYSKEEDELIALCQKFPEEMKKSVLQAAMQGKLTRQLETDSSVDELLKKIAEEKAKLIKEGKIRKDTTKAGASSRALAEITEDEIPFDIPENWRWTKLGLIGDWGAGATPDRGKSEYYKNGTIPWIKTGELNDSIITSAEEYITEMAFEKCSLRMNKMNDVLIAMYGATIGKVAIAGFDLTTNQACCACTPFGGIYNYYLFYFLKANKPDFVKQSAGGAQPNISRTKIVDTPFPLPPIEEQQRIVEKLNTILPIIDSMAVYGTKKKAGRPKQEEALAFISSLLGTQKSTGSKSVSPEITELTAKAKEDLPAIVTKYASLMGVTYNRITIRHQKTRWGSCTKTGNLSFNYLLMKMPENVRDYVIIHELAHRKELNHSTKFWAIVAEYCPWYKDAKQWLKDNGNKLLS, encoded by the coding sequence ATGAAACTTGCAGAAGATTTAAAAAAAGCGATTTTACAAGCAGCTTTTCAAGGTAAATTAAGTGAACAAAAAGTAACGGATTCAAGTGCATCTGATTTGCTTAATGAATTAAAGACGAAGAAACAAGAATACGTTTCAGAAGGATTATTCTATAATAAAAAAGAAACAGAACCATATTATTCAGATGAAGATTATCCATATGAACTTCCAAACAGTTGGAAATTAATGAAACTTTCTGATGTTTCAATTATACAAGAAGGCGCTGGAATTCGAAAGTTTCAATATACAAAAGAAGGTACACAACTTTTATCCGTTACAAATATTCTTCAAGGTTCAATTGATTTAAATAAAAAGCAACTATTTGTTTCAACAGAAGAATACAAAAAGAAATACTTGCATTTAACTCCAAAAAAAGGAGATATCCTTACAGCTTGTTCAGGTGGCAGTTGGGGAAAGGTCGCAATTTATGATAAAGAAGATACTGTGATGTTGAATACATCTACTCTACGATTAAGATTTTTCGGTGATTTAGCTGATAATAATTTCCTATATTATCTTTGTCAAAGTCCATTATTTAAAGAACAGTTAAAAGAACAATTAGCTGGAATGCAACCTAATTTTGGATATGCACATTATTCAAGAATAATTCTTCCTTTACCGCCAATCGAAGAACAACAACGCATCGTAGAAAAACTAAATCATATACTTCCTCTTATTGATGAATACAGCAAAGAAGAAGACGAATTGATTGCGCTTTGCCAAAAATTCCCTGAAGAAATGAAAAAATCTGTTCTTCAGGCAGCAATGCAGGGAAAGCTGACAAGACAGCTGGAAACTGATTCCAGTGTAGATGAACTCCTTAAAAAGATTGCTGAAGAAAAAGCAAAACTCATTAAAGAAGGGAAAATTAGAAAGGACACGACCAAAGCAGGTGCGTCTAGTCGTGCACTCGCAGAAATTACAGAAGATGAAATACCTTTTGATATTCCAGAAAACTGGAGATGGACAAAGCTTGGTTTAATTGGTGACTGGGGAGCTGGGGCAACACCTGATAGAGGAAAGTCAGAATATTATAAAAATGGAACTATTCCTTGGATAAAAACAGGAGAATTGAATGATAGCATCATAACAAGCGCCGAGGAATATATAACTGAAATGGCGTTCGAAAAATGTTCATTACGAATGAACAAAATGAATGACGTTCTTATTGCAATGTATGGAGCAACTATTGGTAAAGTAGCAATTGCAGGTTTTGATTTAACTACAAATCAAGCATGTTGTGCCTGTACTCCATTTGGGGGAATATATAATTACTATCTATTTTATTTCTTAAAAGCAAATAAGCCAGATTTTGTAAAACAATCAGCAGGTGGAGCACAACCAAATATTTCAAGAACAAAGATTGTTGATACTCCATTTCCTCTTCCACCAATCGAAGAACAGCAACGAATTGTAGAAAAACTCAATACAATTCTTCCAATAATCGACAGCATGGCAGTTTATGGCACAAAGAAAAAAGCTGGTCGTCCCAAACAGGAAGAAGCATTAGCATTTATAAGTTCACTTCTAGGAACACAAAAATCAACAGGTTCAAAATCTGTAAGTCCAGAAATCACAGAACTTACAGCAAAAGCAAAAGAAGATCTTCCTGCTATTGTAACAAAATACGCTAGTCTTATGGGTGTAACCTATAACCGCATCACAATCCGCCACCAGAAAACCCGCTGGGGCAGTTGTACAAAAACAGGCAATTTAAGTTTCAATTATCTTTTAATGAAGATGCCGGAAAATGTTCGAGACTATGTAATTATTCATGAACTCGCCCACCGCAAGGAATTAAACCACAGCACTAAATTCTGGGCCATTGTTGCAGAATACTGCCCATGGTATAAGGATGCTAAACAGTGGTTGAAAGATAATGGAAATAAATTATTGAGTTAA
- a CDS encoding N-6 DNA methylase: MNGDALVKSTTKIMFGDAGVSGTAQYMSQLIWILFLKVFDAKEEEWELKKGYVPVIPEGFRFRDWADLRKEDGSKDLANRLTGDKLIQFVNNTLFPFLQGKPVSVNDKEHLFTSDDPKALIVREFMGESQNYMKDGVKLRQLVNEIADIDFDDAGIKHDFNDFYETLLKGLQNGGKATGEFYTPRAITKFICDHVDPKIGERVADFACGTGGFLAEAISHLMAQAKSPKDITTIQNSIYGIEWKQLPYMLATTNMLLHDIDNPDIVHGDGLALNVLNLQPKDKYNCILMNPPFGGEFNKSDLQNFPDDLASSESADLFVARIIYCLEKDGRCGLVLPDGLLFNSDNSKVNLKKKLMTECNLHTIIRLPSSVFAPYTSINTNLLFFDKTGKTEEIWFYRMDMPEGVKHFNKTNPIKREDMKCVDEWWNNRVEIADEKESETSTQTFKAKKYTFAEIEERGFDLDLCGYPEEEDVVLTPEETIKNYKERRESLEAKLDEKLALIMNLLEVK; the protein is encoded by the coding sequence ATGAACGGTGATGCATTAGTAAAATCTACTACAAAAATAATGTTTGGAGATGCCGGTGTTAGTGGCACTGCACAATATATGAGCCAGTTAATCTGGATACTTTTCTTAAAAGTTTTTGATGCCAAAGAAGAAGAATGGGAACTTAAAAAAGGTTATGTTCCTGTAATACCAGAAGGTTTTAGATTTCGTGACTGGGCTGACCTTCGTAAAGAGGATGGTTCAAAAGATCTTGCAAATAGGCTAACTGGCGACAAACTGATTCAGTTTGTAAATAACACTCTTTTTCCATTTCTTCAAGGTAAGCCTGTTTCTGTAAATGACAAAGAACATTTGTTTACAAGTGATGATCCCAAGGCCTTAATTGTTCGTGAATTTATGGGCGAAAGTCAGAATTATATGAAGGATGGTGTAAAACTTCGCCAACTTGTAAATGAAATTGCAGATATTGATTTTGACGATGCTGGAATCAAACACGATTTCAATGACTTTTACGAAACTCTTCTAAAAGGACTTCAGAATGGCGGTAAAGCCACTGGAGAATTCTATACTCCTCGTGCAATTACAAAGTTCATTTGTGACCATGTAGATCCAAAAATTGGGGAACGCGTGGCAGATTTTGCTTGTGGAACAGGAGGATTCCTTGCAGAAGCAATATCTCATTTAATGGCTCAGGCAAAAAGTCCAAAAGATATTACAACAATTCAGAATTCTATTTATGGAATTGAATGGAAACAGCTTCCTTACATGCTTGCTACAACAAACATGCTTCTTCATGATATTGATAATCCAGATATAGTTCATGGAGACGGACTTGCCCTTAATGTCCTAAACCTTCAACCAAAAGACAAATACAACTGTATTCTTATGAATCCTCCATTTGGTGGAGAATTCAATAAATCTGACCTTCAGAATTTCCCTGATGATTTAGCATCCAGCGAATCTGCTGATTTATTTGTTGCACGTATTATTTATTGTCTTGAAAAAGATGGACGCTGTGGCCTTGTTCTTCCTGATGGGCTTTTATTCAATAGTGATAACTCTAAAGTAAATCTCAAGAAAAAACTTATGACAGAATGTAATCTTCATACGATTATCCGTCTGCCTTCCAGTGTTTTTGCTCCTTATACCTCGATAAATACAAACCTTCTTTTCTTTGATAAGACAGGAAAAACAGAAGAAATCTGGTTCTATCGTATGGATATGCCGGAAGGGGTAAAACATTTTAACAAGACAAATCCAATTAAACGCGAAGATATGAAATGCGTTGATGAATGGTGGAACAATCGAGTTGAAATTGCTGATGAAAAAGAAAGTGAAACATCAACACAGACCTTTAAGGCAAAAAAATATACTTTTGCAGAAATTGAAGAACGCGGATTTGATCTTGATTTGTGCGGCTACCCCGAAGAAGAAGATGTAGTTCTTACTCCAGAAGAAACAATTAAAAACTACAAAGAACGTCGCGAAAGTCTTGAAGCAAAGCTTGATGAAAAACTCGCTCTTATTATGAATCTTCTTGAGGTGAAATAA